In a genomic window of Penaeus monodon isolate SGIC_2016 chromosome 27, NSTDA_Pmon_1, whole genome shotgun sequence:
- the LOC119590602 gene encoding uncharacterized protein LOC119590602 (The sequence of the model RefSeq protein was modified relative to this genomic sequence to represent the inferred CDS: added 39 bases not found in genome assembly) produces the protein MDTDNFFGFDASLAPDDGCLEGGPEDEEYDALNDETFGSAMVDGDWEEGHEQMATLTEAGRISNKHKQLQNALRRDDDGGLATDFHNLGLGRFGSQDGNRFGGSEGGRLGQGSAPINIVGYQSGSTAHHHHMSSALLAGPDLPGSPSNSIWTPSPVLDKLLPVSHHSPSNGVNHSLNQMHVLNQGGMSQPLGLPSIKTVAELEEELKMQQSRDQTPHGLHMNVVRAEDLERELARQTANKQPHQQHQHPGMNNQMPNHHQYLPRQGSFSGGMPNNHSQMNRPFQRPFGSPGNFQNQMPHLPHQHHQQQRYINNFHNNNNKGMFGQHQMQQQHHHHNQPHAHPNQGHEGFNNYHHHHQNSYNNHYSQQQQQQQNYHHYNNRNPDNRYFNHNGLDSSRGGNERRNMDRRNYDQNRGYDQGKGRQNNSRDDYSGHSGGRTRRDSEAEWEEWHRMREQDEYCGLMTPREKSWLKNIQAMQLHSDSPYQDDYYYVMYSVKQQRKREEEVIEIDGLQLLLPDRGKDGGREYEPPRLENSLGKLQVVSVNAPRKIIDLQVVHLDPSHPTTPLQREMRKHRHLLLHIEKLFNVMMELDDLERKIRLLPDCPTRDLFQSKSRTLASKLWENIHATPERLVQLLCIRKGKSLLVRLLNWLGPNECEKVVMTILQNMTLLSKRDTHDHHLELFWPITDHLIDLAVHQQLLEFASALTAQGGGPQKANLVSALYNKYGVSLLMALMVRGESLLASLEDSPEWQEFLLAIITGLVAVPDNTGKPSNDSSKTPSEMPQALPSVAVAASPHRPAQHLARCKAADPAVLKVAQEKMMALTVSHTKPKGQSPAKS, from the exons ATGGATACCGACAATTTCTTCGGATTTGACGCTTCCTTGGCG CCCGATGATGGATGCTTGGAAGGAGGACCTGAGGACGAAGAATATGATGCTCTCAACGATGAGACCTTCGGGTCAGCAATGGTGGACGGTGACTGGGAGGAGGGCCACGAACAGATGGCCACCCTCACAGAAGCCGGCCGAATTAGCAACAAGCACAAACAACTTCAGAATGCTTTGAGAAGAGAT GATGATGGAGGCTTAGCCACGGATTTTCACAACTTGGGTCTAGGACGGTTTGGTAGCCAAGATGGAAATCGGTTTGGAGGTTCTGAAGGTGGTAGGCTGGGCCAAGGCAGTGCACCCATCAACATTGTTGGGTATCAGTCTGGATCCACGGCTCACCACCATCACATGAGCTCGGCACTCCTGGCTGGACCAGATTTGCCAGGCTCCCCATCCAACAGCATTTGGACGCCCTCACCTGTCCTGGACAAGCTCCTCCCAGTCAGTCATCATTCCCCTTCCAATGGAGTCAACCACTCCTTGAACCAGATGCATGTGCTGAACCAAGGTGGGATGTCTCAGCCTTTGGGACTGCCTTCCATTAAGACCGTGGCTGAGTTGGAAGAGGAATTGAAGATGCAGCAGTCAAGGGATCAGACACCTCATGGCCTGCACATGAAT GTTGTGAGAGCAGAAGACTTAGAGAGGGAATTGGCACGACAGACAGCTAATAAGCAACCACATCAACAGCACCAACATCCTGGGATGAATAATCAAATGCCAAACCACCACCAGTATCTACCAAGACAAGGGTCATTCTCTGGTGGAATGCCTAACAATCACAGCCAAATGAATAGACCGTTTCAGAGGCCATTTGGTAGTCCAG GAAACTTCCAGAATCAAATGCCGCATCTCCCACACcagcatcatcagcagcagcgttATATCAATAActtccataataacaataacaaaggaatGTTTGG ACCTCATGCACACCCTAACCAAGGCCATGAAGGGTTCAAtaactaccaccaccatcatcagaaTAGCTATAATAACCACTActcacagcaacagcagcagcagcaaaattaCCACCACTACAACAACCGTAATCCTGACAACCGTTATTTCAACCATAATGGCTTGGACTCTTCTAGAggtggaaatgagagaagaaacatGGACAGAAGAAACTATGACCAGAATCGTGGATATGATCAAGGCAAAGG TCGCCAAAATAATAGCCGTGATGACTACTCTGGTCACTCTGGTGGACGAACACGAAGGGACAGTGAAGCAGAATGGGAGGAATGGCATCGTATGCGGGAACAGGATGAATACTGTGGTCTCATGACTCCAAGAGAGAAATCATGGCTGAAAAATATTCAAGCAATGCAACTCCATTCTGACAGCCCATACCAAGATGACTATTACTATGTG ATGTATAGTGTAAagcaacagaggaagagggaggaagaggtgattGAAATCGATGGACTCCAGTTGCTCCTGCCTGACCGTGGGAAAGATGGTGGTCGGGAGTACGAACCCCCAAGGCTGGAAAACTCCCTTGGCAAGTTGCAGGTTGTTAGTGTTAATGCTCCCAGAAAGATCATTGACCTGCAAGTTGTGCACCTTGACCCGTCCCACCCTACTACACCACTACAGCGTGAAATGAGGAAACATAGACATCTCCTTTTACACATAGAAAAG CTTTTCAACGTGATGATGGAGTTGGATGATCTGGAACGCAAAATCCGTCTCTTGCCTGACTGTCCCACAAGAGATCTCTTCCAGTCAAAATCTCGTACATTAGCCTCCAAGCTATGGGAAAATATACATGCAACACCAGAAAGATTAGTACAGTTACTGTGTataaggaagggaaag agTTTGCTGGTTCGTCTTTTGAACTGGCTGGGTCCAAATGAGTGTGAGAAAGTTGTCATGACAATACTGCAAAACATGACACTTCTGTCCAAGAGAGACACCCATGACCATCACCTGGAACTTTTCTGGCCAATCACAGACCATCTTATAGACTTGGCTGTGCATCAGCAGCTCTTAGAATTTGCATCAGCTCTCACTGCACAAGGAGGGGGACCTCAGAAAGCAAACCTGGTGTCTGCTCTGTACAACAAG TATGGTGTTAGCTTGCTGATGGCACTTATGGTACGTGGTGAGAGTCTCCTGGCAAGTCTCGAAGATTCCCCAGAGTGGCAGGAGTTTCTTTTAGCCATAATCACTGGGCTTGTAGCCGTCCCTGACAACACAGGAAAACCTTCAAATGATTCAAGCAAGACTCCCAGTGAAATGCCGCAAGCTCTTCCTTCAGTTGCAGTGGCTGCATCACCTCATCGCCCTGCCCAGCACCTAGCTCGGTGCAAAGCTGCTGACCCGGCCGTCCTAAAGGTGGCCCAAGAGAAAATGATGGCCCTTACAGTCAGTCACACCAAACCCAAGGGTCAAAGTCCTGCCAAATCTTAG
- the LOC119590603 gene encoding uncharacterized protein LOC119590603, producing the protein MEDDVEGLKALILEELTRLGVQTTSEGKASQGGSRLLAYNTNASKSGKLKSKGKRSPRASAAKSPHTKQGHSKGRDERKHTPKSPFAAAKRKAELRKQNAKEKGLVFGRELGHVPSVCVYMSDGTQVTVAEFLVDVCNLVRRNITVEGIFRKAGSSQRQSDIKKLIDSGSSLPNSVHVIDGACLLKQFLRSLPTPLLSSEVHNKTIKCMQLGKEARVEAVTLCTMLLPLANRHTLVYLMDFLSDVVAASGSNLMDAHNLAIVLAPNLLPTSITVNNRKGSAGPLHSEDAMLATNIEILQLLIENAPRLCRLPNNVALALEHREQSRSTENLLTPSEPHPVTRKKRRSASIHRLMTGLRRVVGHSSGGGGSPIRMSGSAECLDSLHLHPGIALSPMPGSGGSPRKRKSSDAFDLGLEACRDPADHLQGPSPPSHKRAKVEGHGGNVGASATTTVDAATSSVSSIPLTVNPFASSAKSRTKMGQPFTIKEIPSTWNVFPQPSAQPSIMGYSKSSLKRSTSAKVNTLPKSPGTNLHTNHQGVSRKSLGRTEHIGGRALISKTSLDIANTIAMVKIPVVKRRSCDIPLRSTEMRGSISEDTTWMRRRSSGNWRKKENEPDGEDVSTLGPRGVPDGAECILRDKVMPTPAIADTVETLEQQYDDIKSVVKNMEEEVDKNNVQQLKETYFPDSSSLSAQNMSYSEMIQSAYERMKVETKDLEISPSDNLSKRLGKELKIRNRRSSEHRVIRSPSERKIGTIRRRSRELVQNAAKSLINVEDTPANKPAQTPRMKGALMQTPINTALKRGRPNSVKSGLPFVVRALNISSDSVMPVDETPNSSRTVVVNRRNGEQEQIQRLQITNQSLYNRSNEREKIFENSEVSGLENTNSNLSLSSSLPALNTNDSLMGSFLEQFPGPMTRRRSSILSASANSVLLIHSAENSISIENQGDGRITMSCHSSECMDVDEEPMNNKEQMGNQNKSAVYAFPAVVVPESGRDESWVPAADFIDHIEDMEDDQEDGVTENAGRPSLAALMKQKKVTANVRLFSNLETATPAQRRQSRIRGTPHRLPPQRGANSECRGTKLKHTKSMPHRSTMTPRELLKARQKSFHFDKSPHNLAKVAVVSPLKESTWINIQQEHSRETTKPHRGEATTPQRKFHDEVGFKTPIIPRNFLRSQSTKSPGTPFVTPAETPSAQPPKLPPRASVKPSPIRVQYR; encoded by the exons ATGGAAGATGACGTCGAAGGTTTGAAAGCCTTGATATTGGAGGAATTGACTCGTCTGGGCGTGCAAACCACCTCCGAGGGCAAGGCGAGCCAAGGGGGCAGCAGACTCCTCGCCTACAACACCAATGCCTCCAAGTCCGGTAAACTCAAGTCCAAGGGCAAGAGGAGTCCCAGGGCGTCCGCGGCCAAGAGTCCTCACACGAAACAAGGCCACTCGAAAGGACGGGATGAGAGGAAACACACGCCCAAGTCGCCCTTTGCTGCTGCGAAGAGAAAGGCTGAACTACGGAAGCAGAATGCGAAGGAAAAA GGATTAGTGTTTGGGAGAGAGCTAGGGCATGTTCCTTCagtatgtgtgtacatgagtGATGGTACTCAAGTTACTGTCGCAGAGTTCCTTGTGGATGTTTGCAATCTCGTCCGCAGAAATATCACAGTTGAAGGCATTTTTCGCAAGGCTGGTTCATCACAGCGACAAAGTGATATTAAG AAACTGATCGACAGTGGAAGCAGTCTTCCCAATAGTGTTCATGTTATAGATGGTGCATGTCTCTTGAAGCAGTTTCTCAGGTCACTGCCAACTCCACTCTTGTCCTCAGAAGTTCATAACAAGACCATAAA ATGTATGCAACTTGGAAAAGAGGCAAGGGTAGAAGCAGTGACTCTGTGCACAATGTTATTACCACTGGCTAATAGACACACTCTTGTCTATCTTATGGAT TTTCTTTCAGATGTCGTTGCTGCAAGTGGAAGCAACCTGATGGATGCACATAATTTGGCAATAGTGTTAGCACCCAACCTCCTACCAACATCAATCACAGTAAACAATAGAAAAGGTTCAGCAGGGCCCTTGCATTCTGAAGATGCTATGCTTGCAACTAATATTGAGATTTTGCA GTTACTAATAGAGAATGCTCCAAGGTTGTGTCGTCTGCCAAACAATGTAGCGCTCGCTTTGGAGCACCGGGAACAGAGCAGATCAACAGAAAACCTACTTACACCAAGTGAACCCCATCCTGTCACCAGGAAAAAGCGCCGCAGTGCCTCAATACACA GATTGATGACAGGTTTGCGACGTGTAGTAGGCCATTCCTCGGGTGGTGGTGGCTCTCCCATCCGCATGTCTGGGAGTGCTGAGTGCCTGgactctctccatctccacccaGGTATTGCTCTGTCCCCAATGCCAGGATCTGGGGGTTCGCCAAGGAAGCGCAAATCCTCAGATGCATTTGATCTTGGTCTCGAAGCCTGCAG GGACCCAGCTGACCACCTCCAGGGGCCAAGTCCGCCATCCCACAAGAGGGCCAAAGTTGAGGGTCATGGGGGCAATGTAGgggcttctgctactactactgtggATGCTGCAACTAGTTCTGTCTCTTCTATTCCTCTTACTGTAAACCCCTTTGCCTCatct GCGAAGTCAAGGACCAAAATGGGCCAACCATTCACCATTAAAGAAATTCCAAGCACGTGGAATGTATTCCCCCAACCAAGCGCACAACCCTCCATCATGGGCTACTCCAAGTCGAGTCTCAAGAGATCTACTTCAGCGAAAGTCAACACACTCCCCAAATCCCCGGGCACTAACCTTCACACAAACCACCAGGGTGTGAGCAGGAAAAGCCTAGGTCGCACAGAGCATATTGGGGGCAGAGCTCTGATCTCAAAGACCAGTTTGGATATTGCCAATACAATAGCAATGGTGAAAATACCAGTAGTGAAAAGAAGAAGCTGTGATATACCTCTAAGGTCCACTGAAATGAGGGGAAGCATTTCTGAAGACACAACCTGGATGAGGCGTCGAAGCAGTGGGAactggaggaagaaggagaacgaaCCTGATGGTGAAGATGTTTCCACTTTAGGACCCCGGGGAGTGCCTGATGGGGCTGAGTGCATTTTGCGGGATAAAGTGATGCCAACACCAGCCATTGCAGATACAGTAGAAACTTTGGAACAACAGTATGACGACATTAAGTCTGTAGTTAAAAATATGGAAGAGGAAGTTGACAAGAACAATGTGCAGCAGTTAAAAGAGACCTACTTCCCAGACAGCTCTTCATTATCAGCACAGAATATGAGCTACTCAGAAATGATTCAGAGTGCCTATGAGCGAATGAAGGTTGAAACAAAGGACCTGGAAATTAGCCCTTCAGACAATTTATCAAAGAGATTAGGGAAGGAGCTTAAAATCAGAAATCGCAGAAGCAGTGAGCATAGGGTCATTCGATCCCCTAGTGAGAGAAAGATTGGTACCATTAGGAGACGCTCAAGAGAACTTGTACAGAATGCAGCAAAGAGCCTTATTAACGTAGAGGATACCCCAGCTAATAAACCTGCTCAGACGCCAAGGATGAAAGGGGCTCTCATGCAGACACCTATCAATACAGCATTAAAGAGGGGGAGGCCAAACTCAGTGAAATCAGGTCTTCCATTTGTGGTGAGGGCTTTGAACATCAGCTCAGATTCAGTAATGCCAGTTGATGAAACTCCAAATTCAAGCCGCACAGTTGTTGTCAACAGGAGAAATGGTGAACAGGAGCAGATCCAGCGTTTACAGATTACAAATCAGAGTTTATACAACAGGTCAAATGAACGAGAGAAGATATTTGAAAATTCTGAGGTGTCTGGGCTAGAGAATACAAATAGTAATTTATCTCTGAGTAGTAGCCTACCTGCATTAAACACTAATGATAGTCTGATGGGAAGTTTTCTGGAGCAATTCCCTGGACCGATGACACGTAGGCGGTCTAGTATTTTGTCTGCCTCCGCAAATTCAGTTCTCTTGATTCATTCCGCTGAAAATTCAATCAGCATTGAAAACCAGGGTGATGGTAGAATCACCATGAGCTGTCATTCCAGTGAGTGTATGGATGTAGATGAAGAACCCATGAATAATAAAGAACAAATGGGTAACCAAAACAAGTCGGCTGTTTATGCGTTTCCTGCTGTTGTGGTTCCAGAATCAGGTAGAGATGAAAGCTGGGTACCTGCAGCAGATTTCATTGATCACATTGAGGATATGGAGGATGATCAAGAGGATGGTGTAACTGAGAATGCAGGAAGGCCATCACTAGCAGCACtcatgaaacagaaaaaagtgacAGCCAATGTGCGATTGTTTAGCAATTTAGAAACTGCAACCCCTGCTCAGAGGAGACAATCAAGAATACGTGGCACTCCACACAGACTGCCTCCACAACGTGGCGCAAACTCGGAGTGCAGAGGAACTAAACTCAAGCACACTAAGAGTATGCCTCATAGATCTACCATGACCCCACGTGAGCTGCTGAAAGCAAGGCAAAAATCATTCCATTTTGATAAATCTCCACACAATCTTGCAAAAGTTGCTGTAGTGTCTCCACTGAAGGAAAGTACATGGATAAACATTCAGCAGGAGCATTCCAgggaaacaacaaaaccccaccggGGTGAAGCAACAACCCCGCAGCGGAAATTCCACGATGAGGTAGGCTTCAAGACACCCATCATACCAAGGAATTTTCTACGCAGCCAAAGTACAAAGTCCCCAGGGACACCCTTTGTCACTCCAGCTGAGACTCCCTCCGCTCAACCACCTAAACTGCCCCCCAGAGCAAGTGTTAAACCATCACCCATACGTGTTcaatacagataa